One genomic region from Halobacteriovorax vibrionivorans encodes:
- a CDS encoding radical SAM protein — translation MVAYNIENPAKAKGGVRNYFTLEITTSALCDLNCTYCFEGEKVDKARLDNDLPTIFKRIDSILEDKEWFQAKYDGLNISLWGGEPTLNPKFIIDLMNQYREHDNIDFHLYTNAFNMHNMKKIIDNVDMSKLHVQVSYDGRAVNDNYRLMKNKKASSNQVINNLYELANLGINVSMKATLPIDSMDSLYKCWEDYHDIQKLLWKVSKNININYSPTIDYITKFSLDEKKDAVKVFRSEFLKIAKREIEFYRENGRYLCSWFGGEDNRKHCSAGYNMAAIDQRGNLYACHGAIYSKHKDELAYSDIHDEEFVQKISAYTKKFEEPLKKIHKDCQDCVATTCMICPVASHEKSEKTDFFAKWTDNWVNELCGFFKAFGEIDRAVQKHLFALHAETDEEYRNREMANGM, via the coding sequence ATGGTAGCTTATAATATTGAAAACCCAGCGAAAGCAAAAGGTGGCGTAAGGAATTACTTCACACTTGAAATTACAACCTCTGCACTATGTGATCTTAATTGCACATATTGTTTTGAAGGAGAGAAAGTTGACAAGGCAAGGCTTGATAACGATCTACCAACAATTTTTAAAAGGATTGATAGTATCCTTGAAGACAAGGAATGGTTTCAAGCAAAATATGATGGCCTAAATATCTCTCTATGGGGTGGTGAGCCTACTTTAAATCCAAAATTTATTATCGATCTTATGAATCAATATCGTGAACACGATAATATTGATTTTCACCTTTATACAAATGCATTCAATATGCACAATATGAAGAAAATTATTGATAATGTTGATATGTCTAAACTTCATGTTCAGGTATCTTATGATGGCCGTGCGGTTAATGATAATTACCGTTTAATGAAGAATAAGAAGGCATCTAGTAATCAAGTAATTAATAACCTCTATGAGTTAGCAAATCTTGGTATCAATGTGAGTATGAAGGCAACCCTTCCAATTGACAGTATGGATAGTCTTTATAAATGTTGGGAAGATTATCATGATATTCAAAAACTTCTTTGGAAGGTTTCAAAGAATATTAATATCAATTACTCACCAACCATCGACTATATTACAAAATTTAGCTTAGACGAGAAAAAAGATGCGGTAAAAGTCTTTAGAAGTGAGTTCTTGAAAATTGCTAAGCGTGAAATTGAATTTTACCGTGAAAATGGACGCTATCTTTGTTCATGGTTTGGTGGAGAAGATAATAGAAAGCATTGTTCTGCTGGTTATAATATGGCCGCAATTGATCAAAGAGGGAATCTCTACGCTTGTCACGGTGCCATCTATTCAAAACATAAGGATGAATTAGCGTATAGCGATATCCATGATGAAGAATTTGTCCAAAAGATTAGTGCTTATACAAAGAAATTTGAAGAACCATTAAAGAAAATCCATAAAGATTGCCAAGATTGTGTTGCCACGACTTGTATGATTTGTCCTGTTGCAAGTCATGAAAAGAGTGAGAAAACTGACTTTTTCGCTAAGTGGACGGATAATTGGGTTAATGAACTTTGTGGCTTTTTTAAAGCTTTTGGAGAAATTGACCGCGCAGTACAGAAGCACTTATTTGCTTTACATGCAGAAACTGATGAGGAATACAGAAACAGGGAGATGGCAAATGGCATGTAG
- a CDS encoding radical SAM protein — MQYNKFVEFIELSLNNSCQLQCQGCPSLNPGHKNKRELDFSKVLPIIKDFNPKEVFVCGNDGEPLEHSDINIILEQLGENFNQDILIATNGENLMSLDVQRLSKYENIVYQVAIDGPTQEIHELTRSGGNLELVFKNITQLKDKLNIELIFSRHKLNEEYAIKTADLVRDKFGLDLLFRDTTLVTDRIRPPKKKSLRGNMDFLYKKNHSAPVKPWFKRIYINSDGNCYPCVSFIYGKTKVEPISIYSYNHTFEFFSDFIKFSKEFCRCFQALGNTTQCKLNCDFYMNNFEYDNLESIRKIS; from the coding sequence ATGCAATATAATAAATTTGTTGAATTTATAGAACTTAGTTTAAATAATAGCTGTCAATTACAGTGTCAGGGATGTCCAAGTTTGAACCCAGGACATAAGAATAAGCGTGAGTTAGATTTCTCAAAAGTACTTCCCATTATAAAAGACTTTAATCCAAAAGAAGTCTTTGTTTGTGGAAATGACGGTGAACCTCTAGAACATAGTGATATAAACATTATTCTTGAACAGCTTGGCGAAAATTTTAATCAAGATATCTTGATTGCTACAAATGGTGAAAATCTAATGTCACTTGATGTTCAGCGGTTATCAAAATATGAAAATATTGTATACCAGGTTGCTATCGATGGACCAACTCAAGAGATTCACGAACTTACGCGAAGTGGTGGGAATCTCGAATTAGTTTTCAAAAATATTACTCAGCTAAAAGATAAACTCAATATTGAATTAATATTTTCACGTCACAAGCTTAATGAAGAGTATGCAATTAAAACAGCAGATCTCGTTAGGGATAAGTTTGGATTAGATCTCCTTTTTAGAGATACGACTCTTGTAACAGATAGAATCAGACCTCCAAAGAAGAAGAGCCTGAGAGGGAATATGGACTTTCTCTACAAGAAGAATCATTCAGCTCCAGTTAAGCCTTGGTTTAAAAGAATATATATAAACTCTGATGGTAATTGTTACCCTTGTGTTTCATTTATTTATGGTAAAACAAAAGTTGAGCCAATAAGTATTTATTCATATAATCATACCTTTGAGTTCTTTTCAGACTTTATTAAGTTCTCAAAAGAGTTTTGTCGCTGCTTTCAGGCCCTTGGGAATACGACTCAATGTAAATTAAATTGTGATTTCTATATGAATAATTTTGAATATGATAATTTAGAAAGTATTAGGAAGATATCGTGA
- a CDS encoding radical SAM protein, with the protein MSCKQTTLHRSEILELEMDLTGTCNLRCPLCTRNYAHAGHLLKRNVRSFKEIKEQLDTFTNLEVFYMAGNISEPTLHPEVKEICRYLVDRGVAIELFTNGSTHNPKWWAELGEILSSNDRIYFTICGSTQELHEKYRVGSKLQDILDNHQGFISTNKEGIDHIQHIMFKYNREDYESEAMKSIIARFSKTFNVDTEGQRTFNEYVKSFDKDLIRPEDERKRAIDALFNIKPKPGESSDIEIKCMSLRDRKIYIDQFGQISPCYGHAEYEGPGHFSGEVFDYGEVLSFKFKDCFKCERRIQKLIDVMELDFVC; encoded by the coding sequence ATGAGTTGCAAGCAAACAACATTGCATCGAAGTGAGATCCTCGAACTTGAGATGGATCTAACGGGAACGTGTAATTTACGTTGTCCACTTTGTACAAGAAATTATGCTCATGCAGGTCACTTATTAAAAAGAAATGTACGTAGCTTTAAAGAAATTAAAGAGCAACTAGATACATTCACTAATCTTGAAGTATTCTATATGGCTGGAAATATTTCTGAGCCGACACTTCATCCCGAAGTTAAAGAGATTTGTCGCTACCTTGTTGATCGAGGTGTTGCCATTGAACTTTTTACTAATGGTAGTACTCATAATCCAAAGTGGTGGGCAGAATTAGGTGAGATTCTTTCATCAAATGATCGCATCTATTTTACAATCTGTGGTTCTACACAAGAACTTCATGAAAAATATCGAGTAGGTAGTAAGTTACAAGACATTTTAGATAATCATCAGGGCTTTATTTCAACAAATAAAGAGGGAATCGATCATATTCAACATATTATGTTCAAATATAATCGTGAAGATTATGAAAGTGAAGCGATGAAAAGTATTATTGCCCGATTTAGTAAGACTTTTAATGTTGATACTGAAGGGCAGAGAACATTTAATGAATATGTAAAATCATTTGATAAGGATCTAATTCGTCCTGAGGATGAAAGAAAAAGGGCCATTGATGCTCTTTTTAATATAAAGCCAAAGCCAGGTGAAAGTTCGGATATTGAAATAAAGTGTATGAGCTTAAGAGATCGAAAAATTTATATTGATCAATTTGGCCAAATCTCACCTTGTTATGGCCATGCTGAATATGAAGGACCTGGACATTTTTCTGGTGAAGTTTTTGATTACGGTGAAGTTTTAAGTTTTAAGTTTAAGGATTGCTTTAAGTGTGAAAGGCGAATTCAAAAACTAATTGATGTAATGGAGTTGGACTTTGTCTGCTAG
- a CDS encoding radical SAM protein, translating into MSASNDALIRSERIELDLTGTCNAKCPLCARNYKHIEVKYNERHLNEITDQLDHFPNAKYVHLVGAFSEPTLYRSIFDLCRYLRKRDIAIEICTNGDTHNPDWWAELGTILGPEDSVYFTICGSTQELHEIYRVNTSLANIRANAKAFRESNPYGIDYIQHILFDYNAKDLEDGSMDELLKEFSNINLTQTLYRRDTEVYKNPFNLDKMLVTPELKRKYDVIINSAKKKWGEKVSGGKDYDIDCRSYHNKSIHIDQHGTVFPCYVWLEESRQDKWDLDYKKIQNFEYECCQICEKNCKRLMDMWELEIL; encoded by the coding sequence TTGTCTGCTAGTAATGATGCCCTTATTCGTAGTGAGAGAATTGAATTAGATCTCACTGGAACATGTAATGCAAAGTGTCCTTTGTGTGCACGAAATTATAAGCATATAGAAGTAAAGTATAATGAACGCCATCTAAACGAGATAACAGATCAACTAGATCATTTCCCTAATGCAAAATATGTCCACTTAGTGGGAGCATTTTCAGAACCTACTTTATACCGTTCGATTTTTGATTTGTGTCGCTATCTTCGCAAGAGAGATATTGCTATAGAAATATGTACAAATGGGGACACCCACAACCCCGATTGGTGGGCGGAACTTGGAACGATCCTTGGGCCAGAAGATAGCGTTTACTTTACAATTTGTGGTTCAACTCAAGAGTTACATGAAATATATCGAGTAAATACGAGTCTTGCTAATATTAGAGCAAATGCAAAAGCATTTCGTGAATCTAATCCATATGGAATCGATTATATTCAGCATATCCTCTTTGACTACAATGCAAAAGACTTAGAAGACGGTAGTATGGATGAACTATTAAAAGAGTTCAGTAATATTAACCTAACTCAAACCTTATATCGTCGCGACACTGAAGTTTATAAGAATCCATTTAATTTGGATAAAATGCTTGTTACTCCTGAACTAAAAAGAAAGTACGACGTTATTATTAACTCTGCTAAGAAAAAATGGGGCGAAAAAGTTAGTGGAGGAAAAGATTACGATATCGACTGTCGCTCTTACCACAATAAAAGTATTCATATCGATCAGCACGGTACGGTCTTTCCTTGCTACGTTTGGTTAGAAGAAAGTCGACAAGATAAATGGGATTTAGATTATAAGAAAATTCAAAACTTTGAATATGAGTGTTGCCAAATTTGTGAAAAGAACTGCAAACGTTTAATGGATATGTGGGAGCTTGAGATTCTATAA
- a CDS encoding radical SAM protein, with product MDYNIFSHSGLRLINDKFNKRAKLDTGTFCNYECYFCYYLDDLDKVTPLEVIKERAKKIYNCGMREIDLSGGESSVHRDWFAILDYCNDLGFTNISALTNGAKFANLAFCKKSQEHGLTELLFSLHGVNEENHDTIVGRKGAFRKMLKAISNCQEIGIKVRINCTVTDKNAELLGEYVTLINKIKPYQLNFLPLNYWEDADRLESQSYEHLSKYIKKAIDNLDDGIQINVRYIPFCFMQGYEKYVVGVYQHIYDRNDWNIYAYDVEKIEEKVLDTKEYFEVAAQKRKHTYTKEKKCFNCKYFFVCDGVEKKISKVQEVYPVEGEKIDDVLHYRRGHYPECDYK from the coding sequence TTGGATTATAATATTTTTAGCCATTCAGGTTTGAGGCTAATTAATGATAAATTCAATAAGAGAGCAAAGCTCGACACTGGAACATTCTGTAATTACGAATGTTACTTTTGCTATTACCTTGATGATCTTGATAAAGTCACACCTCTTGAAGTCATTAAAGAACGAGCAAAGAAAATCTATAATTGTGGAATGCGAGAAATCGATCTAAGTGGTGGAGAAAGTTCTGTTCACAGAGATTGGTTTGCAATACTTGATTATTGTAATGACTTAGGTTTTACGAATATCTCAGCTCTTACTAATGGTGCTAAATTTGCAAACTTGGCATTTTGTAAGAAGTCTCAAGAGCATGGCCTTACTGAATTACTCTTTAGTCTGCATGGAGTAAATGAAGAGAATCATGACACAATAGTTGGAAGAAAGGGCGCATTTCGAAAAATGCTGAAGGCCATTTCAAATTGCCAAGAAATAGGAATCAAAGTTCGTATCAATTGTACCGTTACAGACAAGAATGCAGAGCTTCTTGGAGAGTATGTAACATTGATAAATAAGATAAAACCATATCAACTTAACTTCCTACCTTTAAATTATTGGGAAGATGCTGATCGTCTTGAATCACAAAGTTATGAACACTTAAGTAAGTATATAAAAAAAGCTATCGATAATTTAGATGATGGTATTCAGATTAATGTACGCTATATCCCATTTTGTTTTATGCAGGGGTATGAGAAATATGTAGTAGGTGTTTATCAACATATCTATGATCGTAATGATTGGAATATTTATGCATATGATGTGGAAAAAATAGAAGAAAAAGTTTTGGATACAAAAGAGTATTTCGAAGTTGCTGCACAAAAAAGAAAGCATACATATACAAAAGAAAAGAAGTGTTTCAATTGTAAATACTTCTTTGTGTGTGATGGTGTTGAAAAGAAAATATCAAAAGTTCAGGAAGTATATCCAGTTGAAGGTGAGAAGATAGATGATGTTCTTCACTATCGACGTGGTCATTATCCTGAATGTGATTATAAGTAG
- a CDS encoding 3-dehydroquinate synthase family protein, giving the protein MSEIKHFSDIQKINTIINEIDSDRILIIIDSNVNDLYLDLIDPKNGVDIYIAPGGEDCKKLSEVEKACEFFLERGIHRKAHLVAIGGGACSDFAGLVASMLLRGISWSVIPTTLLSMIDASIGGKVAVNSAFGKNLIGAFHLPDNIYICSEFLQSLPEDHFISGLGELAKYFFLDEEVFNLINNEASFDEITIRCARYKQEIVDQDFKEGGIRKILNLGHTLGHAIEKVYELPHGVAVFWGLKLIFNIFQRDEESEFLNQFAHVFGLNALMCPWQDNLPIDELMEYVAKDKKVVANNTIEVILPSGIGKPIIQEVSLDEIRKRLMEYAHGKGATKDFIKKIRVPSSKSFANRALVLAAIYPQDIELLDLPESTDVIHMLNCLGHIGLQINKEGRSVTIKDSFPACEIETDEVINLVSGDGGTTNRFLIPLLSLGNNKYNLIPSEKMFDRPMDELEKALDELDVEVLRDEENWFQVQGPINISKGVYEVDCSRSTQFATGLAMALSPNDIDVEPVNMSTSRPYWEMTLNLIERFKSGEQVFEVPVDFSSLGYPLAYACMSGPVLVENCKGIDRFQADSQFISLLEELGGDFDFTKDGLLFNGVENLNGFEIDCRDCPDLIPTLCFLASYADGVSIIRSVEVLVHKESDRLNAVMDLMELYDIKHHYDEENDLLEIEGRKADGRVVDLTPPRDHRMVMVSYLYQIVNGGGKLENTECVEKSFPNFFEVIN; this is encoded by the coding sequence TTGTCTGAAATTAAGCATTTTAGTGATATTCAAAAGATTAATACTATAATTAATGAGATCGATTCAGATCGGATACTAATTATCATTGATTCTAATGTTAATGATCTCTACTTAGATCTAATAGATCCTAAGAATGGAGTAGATATCTATATAGCTCCTGGCGGAGAAGATTGTAAGAAGTTAAGTGAAGTCGAAAAAGCATGTGAATTCTTTTTAGAAAGAGGCATTCATCGTAAGGCCCACCTGGTTGCTATTGGTGGAGGCGCGTGTTCTGATTTTGCTGGTCTTGTTGCATCCATGCTCCTACGAGGAATTAGCTGGAGTGTTATTCCAACAACTCTACTTTCAATGATTGATGCAAGTATCGGTGGAAAAGTTGCAGTGAATTCGGCCTTTGGTAAGAATTTAATCGGAGCTTTTCACTTACCAGATAATATTTATATATGTTCTGAGTTTCTCCAAAGTTTACCAGAAGATCATTTCATCTCTGGCCTTGGGGAATTAGCAAAGTACTTCTTCTTAGATGAAGAGGTATTTAACCTTATCAATAATGAAGCATCATTTGATGAAATTACAATTCGCTGTGCTCGTTATAAGCAAGAGATAGTTGATCAAGACTTTAAAGAAGGTGGAATTCGAAAGATCTTAAACCTAGGACATACACTAGGACACGCTATTGAAAAAGTTTACGAACTACCGCATGGAGTTGCTGTATTTTGGGGGCTTAAACTTATATTTAACATCTTTCAAAGAGATGAAGAGAGTGAGTTCCTAAATCAATTTGCTCATGTCTTTGGTCTAAATGCTCTTATGTGTCCGTGGCAAGATAATTTACCTATCGATGAGCTTATGGAATATGTTGCAAAAGATAAAAAAGTCGTTGCTAATAATACAATTGAAGTGATTTTACCTTCAGGGATAGGCAAGCCTATCATTCAAGAAGTGTCTCTGGATGAAATAAGAAAGCGACTAATGGAGTATGCCCACGGTAAAGGAGCAACGAAGGATTTCATTAAGAAGATCCGCGTTCCTTCATCTAAGTCTTTTGCTAATCGTGCGCTTGTTTTAGCTGCTATATATCCACAAGACATTGAATTATTAGATCTTCCAGAATCTACAGATGTTATTCATATGCTTAATTGTCTTGGGCATATTGGTTTACAGATCAATAAAGAGGGAAGAAGTGTCACAATAAAGGACTCCTTTCCTGCTTGTGAAATTGAGACTGATGAAGTTATTAACCTTGTCTCAGGAGATGGTGGAACAACAAATCGTTTTTTAATCCCATTACTTTCGCTTGGAAATAATAAGTATAATTTGATACCAAGTGAAAAAATGTTTGATCGTCCAATGGATGAACTAGAAAAGGCACTAGATGAGTTAGATGTCGAAGTTTTAAGAGATGAAGAAAATTGGTTTCAAGTTCAAGGGCCAATTAATATATCAAAAGGTGTTTATGAAGTTGATTGCTCAAGATCAACTCAGTTTGCAACGGGACTGGCAATGGCCTTATCTCCCAACGATATCGATGTGGAGCCAGTTAATATGTCCACAAGTCGTCCATATTGGGAGATGACACTAAATCTAATCGAAAGATTTAAAAGTGGAGAACAAGTCTTTGAAGTTCCTGTCGATTTTAGCTCTCTTGGTTATCCACTAGCATATGCATGTATGTCTGGACCTGTGCTTGTTGAGAATTGTAAGGGAATCGATCGATTCCAAGCAGATAGTCAATTTATAAGTTTATTAGAAGAGCTAGGTGGAGACTTCGATTTTACAAAAGACGGGCTTCTATTTAATGGTGTAGAAAATTTAAATGGCTTTGAGATTGATTGTCGAGACTGTCCCGACCTTATTCCGACGCTTTGTTTTCTCGCATCTTATGCAGATGGTGTCTCAATTATTAGAAGTGTTGAAGTTTTAGTTCATAAAGAATCAGATCGTTTAAATGCAGTTATGGATTTAATGGAGCTATACGATATCAAACATCATTATGATGAAGAAAATGATCTTCTTGAAATAGAAGGCAGAAAAGCTGATGGACGTGTCGTCGATTTAACACCTCCTCGTGATCATCGTATGGTTATGGTCTCTTACCTCTATCAGATTGTTAATGGTGGAGGAAAATTAGAAAATACGGAATGTGTTGAAAAATCATTTCCAAATTTCTTTGAGGTTATCAATTAG
- a CDS encoding radical SAM protein: MEKLPDSLSKEDILEIELELTGTCNLDCPLCSRSYSNAKHLVKYNERPASEIIAQLDQYPNIKMCCMAGMISEPTLHKEFFTIMEYLIGREIEVELYSNASLHSTDWWRKLGAMMSPRDHVFFTICGSTQELHEKYRVRSSLQQVLDNHAAFKEGCKYDIDYLQHIKFEYNAKDFESDAMKDIRSRFSREYNINTLPYNERFGFIKDEKNDIALTADLARSYNLITRHAKRRYERNQTGEIKCQMRCKSLEEKFVAIDQWGEIFPCFLYRIYNVGEKFNLDYSKINQFKYDFCYECEAMTTQMLEDIGLERMG, encoded by the coding sequence ATGGAAAAATTACCAGATTCATTGAGCAAAGAAGATATTCTCGAAATAGAACTCGAGTTAACAGGAACTTGTAATCTTGATTGTCCTCTTTGTTCAAGAAGTTATTCAAATGCTAAGCACTTGGTTAAATATAATGAAAGACCAGCAAGTGAGATTATTGCTCAACTAGATCAATACCCAAATATTAAAATGTGCTGTATGGCGGGAATGATATCTGAGCCTACTTTGCATAAAGAATTCTTTACTATAATGGAATATTTAATTGGGAGAGAAATCGAAGTAGAACTCTATTCAAATGCGTCACTTCATTCAACTGATTGGTGGAGAAAACTTGGGGCAATGATGAGTCCAAGAGATCATGTATTTTTCACAATATGTGGATCAACACAAGAACTTCATGAAAAGTATCGCGTTCGCTCAAGCTTACAACAAGTATTAGATAACCACGCTGCATTTAAAGAAGGTTGTAAGTACGATATTGATTACCTACAGCATATAAAGTTTGAATACAATGCCAAAGACTTTGAAAGTGATGCGATGAAAGATATTCGATCACGCTTTAGTCGAGAGTATAATATTAATACTCTACCTTATAACGAAAGATTTGGTTTTATTAAAGATGAGAAAAATGACATTGCTTTAACTGCTGATCTAGCAAGAAGTTATAACTTAATCACAAGACATGCTAAGCGACGCTATGAGAGAAACCAGACTGGCGAAATTAAATGCCAAATGCGCTGTAAAAGCTTGGAAGAGAAATTTGTGGCAATAGATCAATGGGGAGAAATCTTTCCATGTTTCTTGTATCGAATTTATAACGTCGGAGAAAAATTTAATCTCGACTATTCTAAAATAAACCAATTTAAGTACGATTTTTGCTATGAGTGCGAAGCAATGACAACCCAAATGCTAGAAGATATTGGTTTAGAGAGGATGGGATAA
- a CDS encoding DegT/DnrJ/EryC1/StrS family aminotransferase yields the protein MKIPFFYPYSSDKLIQEVQEVIVSGYWTGGVKVTEAEYLLMEKFNFPNFVATSSATSAFEVILDTFFTNESVNIVVPTNTFATTAEVPKRLGHRVIFCDVDPILGMIDTNHLSEILKSHEVNAVIPVSIGGALYDRENLITLKKEYGFKIIEDLAQLIYPNCFHSAIDASFFSFYPNKIISSPDGGGMVFSDETMISLAKERRLHGIRKFSDGSYDIVELGRKANMTNISAAFIIDQLNNFDEKVDRRTSLYKKYKSLLSENINLVPTYNANIPSLLIIHSERRNELKAFLKEHGAETSIHFRPLHLHSHWNNGDTFKGAEEYFRTSLSLPFFECLKDDEIEYICGLIDQFHSN from the coding sequence ATGAAAATTCCTTTTTTCTATCCCTATTCATCAGATAAGTTAATTCAAGAAGTCCAAGAGGTTATTGTCTCAGGATATTGGACTGGTGGTGTAAAGGTTACCGAAGCTGAATACTTATTGATGGAAAAATTCAATTTTCCTAATTTTGTTGCAACAAGTAGTGCAACTTCTGCTTTTGAAGTTATTTTGGATACGTTTTTTACTAATGAATCTGTAAATATTGTAGTTCCAACCAATACTTTTGCAACAACAGCAGAAGTTCCAAAGCGTTTAGGTCATAGAGTGATCTTTTGTGATGTAGATCCAATTTTAGGGATGATTGATACTAACCATTTATCAGAAATACTTAAGTCACATGAGGTGAATGCTGTCATTCCTGTATCGATTGGTGGTGCACTATACGATCGGGAGAATTTGATTACGCTAAAGAAAGAGTATGGTTTTAAAATTATTGAAGACTTGGCCCAGTTGATTTATCCAAATTGTTTTCATTCAGCTATTGATGCATCATTTTTTAGTTTTTATCCTAATAAAATTATTTCTTCTCCTGATGGTGGAGGCATGGTCTTTTCTGATGAAACAATGATTAGTTTGGCAAAAGAGAGAAGACTCCATGGTATACGAAAATTTTCTGATGGAAGCTATGATATTGTTGAACTAGGACGCAAGGCCAATATGACCAATATTAGTGCGGCATTTATAATCGATCAGCTTAATAATTTTGATGAAAAGGTAGATAGGCGTACTAGTCTCTATAAGAAATATAAAAGTTTATTATCTGAAAATATCAATTTAGTACCAACTTATAATGCTAATATACCATCGCTTTTAATTATTCACTCAGAACGCCGTAATGAGCTTAAGGCTTTCTTAAAAGAACATGGAGCTGAAACATCGATTCACTTTCGGCCACTTCATCTACATTCTCATTGGAATAATGGTGATACATTTAAAGGCGCTGAAGAGTATTTTCGAACTTCACTTAGTCTTCCTTTTTTTGA
- a CDS encoding radical SAM protein, whose product MIVLSIAFSEACNLDCSYCNVDKLSKKSINTDLFFESYEKVRSKNPQELIQVDFYGGEPLLHWDKIVTVTKELKDDPNVQFYMPTNGLLLDDEKVEFLNANKVRVSLSYDGLWQDINRNQHDGRGTNYLYQKKLPIIKKLNDLSCHSMIYSGNNNILENHLYIKKVLNLNPDLTLIRDVGVWTNESAQEVNYGFSELVDWYIENVDNVEMPKIILTYLRHILRYTAKDVRIDYCGAGDTHLSFSEDKLIACNRFKDDDLYLKIPEYKNMAACESCSVKNYCRKGCLYENIKNEGPIESICFMYKHFYKEVQRMIKTLKGNEYFKRILKREIYES is encoded by the coding sequence ATGATTGTCTTATCAATAGCTTTCTCGGAAGCTTGCAACTTAGATTGTAGTTACTGCAATGTTGATAAGCTTTCTAAGAAGTCAATTAATACTGACTTATTCTTTGAGTCCTATGAAAAAGTACGTTCTAAAAACCCACAAGAGCTTATTCAAGTTGATTTCTATGGAGGAGAGCCTCTCCTACATTGGGATAAAATCGTTACAGTAACTAAAGAACTAAAAGATGATCCCAATGTGCAATTCTATATGCCAACCAATGGTCTTTTACTTGATGATGAAAAAGTTGAATTTTTAAATGCTAATAAAGTTAGAGTCTCATTATCATATGATGGCCTATGGCAGGATATAAATCGCAATCAGCATGATGGCCGTGGTACCAATTATCTTTATCAAAAAAAGCTCCCAATAATAAAAAAGCTGAATGATCTTTCGTGTCATTCAATGATTTACTCTGGAAATAATAATATATTAGAAAATCATCTCTATATTAAAAAAGTCCTTAATCTCAATCCTGATTTAACATTAATTCGAGATGTGGGTGTTTGGACCAATGAAAGTGCACAAGAAGTGAATTATGGCTTTAGTGAACTGGTCGATTGGTATATTGAAAACGTTGATAATGTTGAAATGCCAAAAATTATACTCACATATTTAAGGCATATTTTACGCTACACAGCTAAAGATGTGCGCATTGATTATTGTGGTGCCGGGGATACTCATTTATCCTTCTCTGAAGATAAGCTAATTGCCTGTAATCGCTTCAAAGATGACGACTTATATCTTAAAATTCCAGAATACAAAAATATGGCAGCTTGTGAGTCTTGTTCGGTAAAAAATTACTGTAGAAAAGGCTGTTTGTATGAGAACATAAAAAATGAAGGCCCAATTGAAAGTATTTGTTTTATGTATAAGCACTTCTACAAAGAAGTACAACGTATGATTAAAACTTTGAAAGGGAATGAATATTTTAAACGAATCTTGAAGCGAGAAATTTATGAATCTTAA